The Hyperthermus butylicus DSM 5456 genome includes a region encoding these proteins:
- a CDS encoding 50S ribosomal protein L37ae: MARRTRVVGIAGRFGPRYGSTLRKRWKEVMERRYADHECPFCGVKGHVKRISVGIWTCTKCGAVWAGAAYVPRSGLNKHFPRVVIRED; encoded by the coding sequence TTGGCCAGGCGGACGCGCGTCGTAGGCATTGCTGGCAGGTTCGGGCCGCGCTACGGTTCGACCCTTAGGAAGCGCTGGAAAGAGGTTATGGAGCGCCGCTATGCAGACCACGAGTGTCCATTCTGCGGGGTTAAGGGCCACGTCAAGAGGATAAGCGTAGGCATATGGACATGCACAAAGTGCGGAGCCGTATGGGCTGGTGCAGCCTACGTACCCAGAAGCGGGCTCAACAAGCACTTCCCGAGAGTAGTCATACGCGAAGACTAG
- a CDS encoding DHH family phosphoesterase, with translation MTLQQSGSSAGYVPDWLREKAEELLELAEDAGTPIVVTGHKNADPDALAAAYVIRNILRSRGLDARLVLPEGLSQPSKRVAREILGVEPADVEDEPPEESALAVVVDTASPEQLGRLAEFVLQVDFVVIDHHESNRLAEKAALAIVDTSAKANAEIVYMMARHIYGVNLSRQELEVLLSGIVYDTRHFVLSTARTLRIAAELMEAGASLERVLRALQSPPMEIAERIARIKAAKRMHALRAGDYIVAVTNVGAYESSVARALLDLGADMALIVSEHGDEVRVIGRARKSIVEKLDVHLGRDIMEPLGSMFGGGGGGHAQAAGATVRADLERVYAALLELLEKLLKSKGLEPQALA, from the coding sequence TTGACGCTGCAGCAAAGTGGCTCGAGCGCAGGCTACGTTCCAGACTGGCTAAGGGAGAAGGCGGAGGAGCTGCTAGAGCTAGCTGAGGATGCTGGCACACCTATAGTGGTTACCGGCCACAAAAACGCCGACCCTGATGCCCTCGCCGCAGCCTACGTTATCCGCAACATTCTCCGCTCCCGTGGGCTTGACGCGAGGCTCGTACTGCCTGAGGGTCTTAGCCAACCGAGTAAAAGGGTTGCCCGCGAGATACTCGGTGTAGAGCCTGCAGATGTGGAGGATGAGCCCCCGGAAGAGTCTGCGCTAGCAGTAGTTGTTGACACGGCTTCGCCGGAGCAGCTTGGCAGGCTTGCAGAGTTTGTGCTACAGGTAGACTTCGTAGTGATAGACCATCATGAGAGTAATAGGCTGGCGGAGAAGGCTGCCTTAGCCATAGTTGATACATCTGCTAAGGCTAACGCCGAGATAGTATACATGATGGCTCGCCACATCTACGGAGTGAATCTCTCAAGACAGGAACTCGAAGTCCTATTGTCAGGCATAGTCTATGATACAAGGCACTTTGTCCTCTCTACAGCGCGTACACTGAGAATAGCAGCTGAACTCATGGAGGCTGGTGCCAGTCTTGAGAGGGTGCTGCGTGCCCTCCAGTCGCCGCCGATGGAGATTGCCGAGAGGATAGCTAGGATAAAAGCTGCCAAGAGAATGCATGCGCTACGTGCTGGCGACTACATAGTGGCTGTTACAAATGTTGGAGCCTACGAGTCAAGTGTAGCCAGGGCGCTGCTCGACCTGGGTGCAGACATGGCGCTCATAGTTTCCGAGCATGGTGATGAGGTGCGAGTCATTGGGAGGGCTCGCAAGAGCATCGTGGAGAAGCTAGATGTACACTTGGGTCGAGACATAATGGAGCCGCTAGGCTCAATGTTCGGGGGAGGCGGTGGAGGACACGCGCAAGCAGCAGGGGCAACTGTTAGAGCTGATCTTGAGAGAGTATACGCCGCCCTATTAGAACTCCTAGAAAAGCTCCTAAAGAGTAAAGGGCTGGAACCACAAGCTCTAGCCTAG
- a CDS encoding Brix domain-containing protein, giving the protein MVLEKRVTSYRILVTTSHRPTQRIRSFVKDLASVLPNAVKINRGKATMRDLYYEAASIGANRVVIVAGWKGNPGSINVYEPVEPPDMELKLIARLLLRGVRLSRETPGAQRSYGTSSLGVYVESGSQELAVLADTLIRAFNAKLILDLERAHRVVDVVAVISPGRDDYVAEIRFLCTGSGRQCGPLLRLAGVADNVSGYRLHRARAAGGEGAAGSS; this is encoded by the coding sequence ATGGTGCTGGAAAAGCGTGTAACCAGCTATAGGATCCTGGTGACCACCTCTCACCGTCCAACCCAGCGTATAAGGAGCTTTGTCAAGGACTTGGCATCGGTCCTGCCAAACGCGGTTAAAATCAATCGTGGTAAGGCCACTATGCGCGATCTATACTACGAGGCAGCCAGTATTGGTGCAAACCGCGTCGTCATAGTTGCTGGATGGAAGGGTAATCCAGGCTCTATAAACGTCTACGAGCCTGTAGAGCCACCAGACATGGAGCTTAAGCTTATTGCTAGGCTTTTACTTAGAGGCGTTAGATTGTCGAGGGAGACTCCTGGAGCACAACGCTCATATGGAACTTCGAGCCTTGGCGTCTATGTTGAATCAGGCTCCCAGGAGCTAGCAGTACTTGCTGACACACTGATACGCGCGTTTAACGCGAAGCTTATACTCGACCTTGAGAGAGCACATCGTGTCGTGGATGTTGTAGCTGTCATCTCGCCTGGCAGGGATGACTACGTGGCTGAGATAAGGTTCCTATGTACTGGTTCTGGGCGGCAGTGTGGCCCCCTACTGAGGCTCGCGGGGGTAGCGGATAATGTATCGGGTTACAGGCTGCATAGAGCTAGAGCTGCCGGAGGAGAAGGCGCTGCAGGCAGTAGCTAG
- a CDS encoding ribosome assembly factor SBDS: protein MPRKGRGEHEPVVARLEVAGKRFEVLVNPDLAFEYKQGKQVSLEDMVISDAVYTDLRRGLRASPELLRKVFGTDDVVKIAAEIVRRGELQLTAEQRRRLIEAKKKQIISYIARNAIDPKTKLPIPPARIEAAMEQAGVGVDPFKSVEEQAQLIVKAISRIIPIKIAKALLRIVVPPEYSPRVAGALQKLGEVKHMDWRTDGSLVAELEIPAGLQQEVIDKLNKLTQGNVDVKIVSVV from the coding sequence ATGCCGCGGAAGGGCAGGGGCGAGCACGAGCCTGTAGTTGCGAGGCTTGAGGTTGCAGGTAAGCGTTTCGAGGTTCTCGTAAACCCGGACCTTGCTTTTGAGTATAAGCAAGGGAAGCAGGTTAGCCTTGAGGACATGGTTATTAGCGACGCTGTCTACACTGATCTGCGTCGAGGCTTGAGAGCATCACCTGAACTCCTACGCAAGGTTTTCGGCACTGATGACGTGGTAAAGATTGCGGCTGAGATTGTACGTCGTGGAGAACTACAGCTCACTGCCGAGCAGAGGAGGAGGCTGATAGAGGCAAAGAAGAAACAGATTATAAGCTACATAGCCCGCAACGCCATAGACCCGAAGACCAAGCTTCCAATTCCACCCGCTAGGATAGAGGCTGCTATGGAACAGGCGGGCGTAGGTGTAGACCCGTTTAAGAGTGTAGAGGAGCAAGCCCAGCTCATAGTCAAGGCTATAAGCAGGATTATCCCGATAAAGATTGCTAAGGCGCTTCTAAGAATAGTTGTGCCGCCCGAGTACTCGCCGAGAGTTGCTGGTGCACTGCAGAAGCTGGGGGAGGTAAAGCATATGGACTGGAGGACTGATGGGAGCCTCGTAGCGGAGCTGGAGATACCCGCGGGGCTTCAGCAGGAGGTTATAGACAAGCTTAACAAGCTCACGCAAGGCAATGTGGATGTTAAGATTGTGAGCGTGGTGTAG
- a CDS encoding MFS transporter, which yields MRLELLLAGLQLLHVAGWSAYFALTRMVYSGSSEYLVMLAAAETIPTIAGVLGAILAERLGYRPIFLLGIAEGLFLSLTGIWLHRPELLWLAALIASFSWSLAGPQILGYALTVSGLSARSLGIVLAGGTIGWSLGGAAAPILAAYVGADVVLVVSGIIVAAIYLVLGLMPQARPSRKGGKGLTRLRYFAVAIIPASLAFVGTEIVGTIYMAKLSVEMERLGYALGIALSGFIGAAVRPYAGSLVDRIGEARVLPLVLILYAGYIPLLASTHGPIFMAVWLLPLYPLFDVAIYKYAARLVGEAMGSAAVSSAYSIAGIVLLSAARLRGETSTYNALAVAAFLAAATAAAIGSRVVPERSHGEHLIRGPVERGAGG from the coding sequence ATGAGACTAGAGCTGCTGCTAGCGGGGCTACAGCTGCTGCACGTTGCTGGGTGGAGTGCATACTTCGCCCTGACCAGGATGGTTTATAGCGGGAGTAGCGAGTACCTTGTCATGCTTGCTGCTGCCGAGACTATACCTACGATAGCGGGTGTTCTGGGCGCCATACTTGCTGAAAGACTTGGGTATAGGCCTATCTTCCTCCTAGGCATTGCTGAGGGATTGTTCCTCTCGCTAACCGGTATCTGGCTCCACAGACCCGAACTGCTCTGGCTTGCTGCCCTCATAGCTAGCTTCTCCTGGAGCCTCGCCGGGCCACAGATTCTGGGCTACGCCCTCACCGTGTCGGGGCTTAGCGCCCGCTCTCTCGGCATAGTGCTTGCTGGAGGCACAATTGGTTGGAGCTTGGGCGGCGCAGCTGCACCGATACTCGCCGCCTACGTCGGCGCAGACGTGGTGCTAGTGGTTTCAGGCATTATTGTAGCCGCGATATACCTAGTGCTAGGTTTGATGCCGCAGGCTAGGCCTAGCAGGAAGGGAGGCAAAGGACTGACGAGACTGAGATACTTTGCTGTCGCCATTATACCAGCTAGCCTGGCCTTTGTGGGCACCGAGATAGTGGGCACAATATACATGGCTAAGCTCAGCGTGGAGATGGAAAGACTGGGCTACGCCTTGGGCATAGCTCTGAGCGGCTTCATAGGTGCCGCTGTTAGGCCCTACGCTGGCAGCCTCGTAGACCGCATTGGGGAGGCTCGTGTGCTCCCACTAGTGCTCATATTATATGCCGGCTACATCCCGCTACTAGCATCAACCCACGGCCCAATCTTCATGGCCGTCTGGCTGCTTCCACTTTACCCTCTCTTCGACGTAGCCATCTACAAGTATGCCGCAAGACTCGTAGGAGAAGCCATGGGCTCCGCCGCCGTATCATCAGCCTACAGCATTGCCGGCATTGTACTTCTGTCAGCCGCAAGGCTCAGAGGTGAAACAAGCACCTACAACGCACTAGCAGTAGCAGCATTCCTCGCAGCAGCCACAGCTGCAGCTATAGGCTCGAGGGTTGTTCCAGAAAGAAGCCACGGAGAGCACCTTATAAGAGGCCCCGTGGAGAGGGGAGCCGGGGGGTAA
- the rrp42 gene encoding exosome complex protein Rrp42 — protein MSITPSFQPVIPKLKKHTMETLLSRGVRLDGRKLDETRPVEITPGYIDRAEGSALVKLGQTVVLAGVKTDIVAPFPDTPNEAVLVVHAEFVPLASPTFEPGPPDENAIELARVIDRSLREIKAVALDKLVLEPGKHVWRLYVDLYILNHDGNLFDASMLAAMAALMTTRLPAAVKTEDGYTVDRSKFTGLVPVNHKVVTVTIAKLSNRLIVDPTYEEEQVADTRLVVAVSDDGRIAGIQKTGMGDLTYKEVLTAVAIALNKAQVYLKALEEKVVPYRAELEKKLAEQAAGATPAAAVPAPAREHEEVVEQAESAGEETVEQSYEEERD, from the coding sequence ATGAGTATCACGCCCTCATTCCAACCAGTTATTCCCAAGCTCAAGAAGCATACTATGGAGACGCTGCTCTCGCGCGGCGTTAGGCTTGACGGTAGGAAGCTGGACGAGACAAGGCCGGTAGAGATAACGCCGGGCTACATTGATAGGGCTGAGGGCTCGGCACTAGTCAAGCTCGGCCAGACAGTTGTATTAGCGGGAGTTAAGACTGATATCGTTGCCCCGTTCCCCGATACGCCTAATGAGGCTGTGCTAGTAGTTCACGCCGAGTTCGTGCCGCTGGCATCGCCAACCTTTGAGCCAGGCCCACCAGACGAGAACGCTATTGAGCTTGCAAGAGTTATTGATAGAAGTCTACGAGAAATCAAGGCTGTTGCGCTGGATAAGCTTGTATTGGAGCCGGGTAAGCATGTGTGGAGGCTCTATGTGGATCTCTACATACTAAACCATGACGGCAACCTATTTGATGCCTCTATGCTGGCAGCAATGGCTGCACTCATGACTACACGGCTGCCAGCAGCAGTTAAGACCGAGGACGGCTACACTGTGGATAGGTCGAAGTTTACAGGCTTGGTGCCAGTGAACCATAAGGTTGTAACGGTAACGATAGCAAAGCTGAGTAATAGGCTCATAGTTGACCCGACCTATGAGGAGGAGCAGGTAGCCGATACAAGGCTCGTAGTAGCGGTTAGCGACGATGGCAGGATTGCGGGTATACAGAAGACAGGTATGGGTGACCTCACCTACAAGGAAGTACTCACTGCGGTAGCTATAGCGCTAAACAAGGCTCAAGTCTACCTCAAAGCTCTTGAGGAGAAGGTTGTTCCCTACCGTGCAGAGCTCGAGAAGAAGCTAGCTGAGCAGGCTGCTGGGGCTACTCCTGCAGCAGCGGTACCGGCACCTGCTAGGGAGCATGAAGAAGTTGTAGAGCAGGCTGAGTCCGCTGGCGAGGAGACCGTTGAACAGAGCTACGAGGAGGAGCGGGACTAG
- the rrp41 gene encoding exosome complex exonuclease Rrp41 has translation MAGGAGEKPTLIRWEERDGQKVAIRHDGRLPEQLRPIRMEVGVLSNADGSALVEYGGTRVIAAVYGPREAHPRHVALPDRAIIRCRYHMAPFSTAERKTPAPTRREVELSKVIREALEAVVISELYPRTAIDVYMEVLQSDGGTRTAAITAASLALADAGIAMRDLVAGVAVGKVDGVLVLDIDEIEDNYAEADMPVAMAPSLDKVLLLQLNGVLTHDEFVKALELARKGIQVIYNLQKEALRKKYVEVSVEEGA, from the coding sequence ATGGCTGGCGGTGCCGGTGAGAAACCCACCCTTATAAGGTGGGAGGAGCGGGACGGCCAGAAAGTAGCTATCCGCCATGATGGTAGGCTGCCGGAGCAGCTCCGCCCCATAAGGATGGAGGTTGGTGTCCTCAGCAATGCTGATGGCTCGGCGCTAGTAGAGTACGGAGGCACCAGGGTTATAGCAGCCGTCTATGGGCCTCGTGAAGCTCATCCCAGACATGTAGCGCTGCCAGACCGTGCCATCATAAGGTGCCGCTACCACATGGCCCCGTTCTCGACGGCTGAAAGGAAGACGCCAGCACCGACAAGGCGCGAGGTTGAACTATCAAAGGTTATTCGTGAGGCGTTGGAGGCTGTTGTTATCTCCGAGCTATATCCTCGCACAGCCATCGATGTCTACATGGAGGTGTTGCAGTCCGATGGCGGCACGAGGACTGCTGCGATAACAGCTGCAAGCCTAGCGCTAGCTGATGCAGGTATAGCTATGAGGGATCTCGTTGCTGGTGTTGCAGTGGGGAAAGTTGATGGAGTCCTGGTACTCGATATAGACGAAATCGAGGATAACTATGCAGAGGCAGACATGCCGGTAGCAATGGCGCCGAGCCTGGATAAGGTTCTACTCCTACAGCTTAACGGTGTTCTAACCCATGACGAGTTTGTAAAGGCGCTAGAGCTTGCCCGGAAGGGTATACAAGTGATCTACAACCTCCAGAAGGAGGCTCTCCGCAAGAAGTATGTCGAGGTAAGTGTTGAGGAGGGTGCATAA
- the rrp4 gene encoding exosome complex RNA-binding protein Rrp4 has product MARIYVQNRSIVVPGDLLAEGEDVVVESIFVERVGLKYYATITGLANVQQEDGKFKVSIIPLEGAYIPRPGDIVIGLVRDIGLTHWEVDIASPYKGILTVQEVLDRPFNPATDSLKKYLDVGDYIVAKIVAFDRARDPLLTIKGKGLGRIVEGSIVEIKPSRVPRVIGKKGSMVNMIMQETGCEVLVGQNGRILVKCPNRELEEIVVLSIKKIEAEAHTTGLTERVREFIRRERSRRGV; this is encoded by the coding sequence TTGGCCAGGATATATGTGCAGAATAGGAGCATAGTTGTGCCGGGGGATCTCCTGGCTGAGGGCGAGGATGTGGTAGTGGAGTCCATCTTTGTTGAGCGTGTAGGTCTAAAGTACTACGCTACTATAACTGGGCTTGCCAATGTACAGCAGGAGGATGGCAAGTTCAAGGTATCCATTATACCACTCGAGGGAGCCTACATACCCCGCCCAGGCGACATAGTTATAGGGCTTGTAAGGGATATAGGGCTCACTCATTGGGAGGTAGACATCGCCTCGCCCTACAAGGGCATACTCACTGTGCAGGAGGTACTAGATCGCCCCTTTAACCCCGCAACCGATAGCCTGAAGAAGTACCTCGATGTAGGCGACTACATTGTCGCCAAGATAGTAGCTTTTGACCGCGCAAGGGATCCATTACTAACAATCAAGGGTAAGGGGCTCGGCCGCATAGTCGAGGGCTCCATTGTCGAGATTAAGCCCAGCCGTGTACCCAGGGTTATAGGTAAGAAGGGCTCAATGGTGAACATGATTATGCAGGAGACTGGCTGCGAGGTACTCGTGGGCCAGAATGGGAGGATACTAGTTAAATGCCCTAATCGGGAGCTTGAAGAGATAGTAGTACTCTCAATAAAGAAGATTGAAGCCGAGGCTCATACAACGGGGCTCACTGAAAGGGTTAGGGAGTTCATTAGGAGGGAGAGGAGTAGGAGAGGTGTATAA
- the psmA gene encoding archaeal proteasome endopeptidase complex subunit alpha, producing MGYDRSTAMFSPDGRLFQVEYAMEAAKRGWTMVGVRARDGVVIVAEKKKTSPLIDIEQLEKVYMVDEHIGAGFVGFGSDGRVLIDYARQLAIQYKFIYGEKIPVEYLTRQICDLMQLYTQHGGVRPFGVTLLIVGVDDSGPKLFVAEPSGQYMSYKAHGLGQGGGQAIEILQREYRDDIDVEGAILLGIRAVASVMEGKPTPETLEVGVADTRTGRFRKLTKEELLKYIEKLGA from the coding sequence ATGGGGTATGACCGTAGTACAGCGATGTTCTCTCCTGATGGCCGGCTATTCCAGGTAGAGTATGCTATGGAGGCTGCTAAGCGTGGCTGGACGATGGTGGGTGTTAGGGCTCGCGACGGTGTGGTGATCGTTGCTGAGAAGAAGAAGACAAGCCCGCTAATCGATATTGAGCAGCTGGAGAAGGTCTACATGGTTGACGAGCATATAGGAGCTGGTTTTGTAGGGTTCGGCAGTGATGGTCGCGTGTTGATAGACTATGCTAGGCAGCTAGCGATACAGTACAAGTTCATCTATGGCGAGAAGATACCAGTTGAGTACCTTACCAGGCAGATCTGTGACCTAATGCAGCTCTACACCCAGCATGGTGGCGTGAGACCCTTCGGTGTGACACTGCTGATAGTCGGTGTAGATGATAGTGGTCCCAAGCTATTCGTTGCAGAGCCGAGCGGCCAGTACATGAGCTATAAGGCTCATGGTCTTGGCCAGGGTGGTGGCCAGGCTATAGAGATCCTGCAGCGCGAGTACAGGGACGACATAGATGTTGAGGGCGCAATACTCCTGGGCATAAGGGCTGTAGCATCTGTAATGGAGGGTAAGCCTACGCCGGAAACCCTAGAGGTTGGTGTAGCGGATACTAGGACTGGGAGGTTTAGGAAACTGACTAAAGAGGAGCTATTAAAGTATATAGAAAAGCTTGGTGCCTAG
- a CDS encoding KEOPS complex subunit Pcc1 has translation MYRVTGCIELELPEEKALQAVARALDVEARNPPDPRRGRVEVRVEPGKLVVCFEARDLAAARTLANTYLSLAATTVEVVAATGG, from the coding sequence ATGTATCGGGTTACAGGCTGCATAGAGCTAGAGCTGCCGGAGGAGAAGGCGCTGCAGGCAGTAGCTAGGGCTTTAGATGTCGAGGCTAGGAACCCGCCAGACCCGCGGAGAGGCCGTGTAGAGGTACGTGTTGAGCCTGGCAAACTAGTAGTCTGTTTCGAGGCACGTGACCTAGCTGCAGCACGTACATTGGCAAACACTTATCTCAGCCTAGCAGCGACAACAGTCGAGGTGGTTGCGGCTACAGGTGGGTAG
- a CDS encoding 50S ribosomal protein L40e, which yields MVAARDPETMRIVYQRVLNKLVCRKCGALNPPGAKKCRRCKSKNLRPKRAMIGMKKG from the coding sequence ATGGTTGCAGCGCGCGACCCAGAAACAATGAGAATTGTGTACCAACGTGTACTAAACAAGCTTGTCTGTAGAAAGTGTGGAGCGCTAAACCCGCCAGGTGCAAAGAAGTGTAGGCGCTGTAAGAGCAAGAATCTGAGGCCGAAACGCGCGATGATAGGTATGAAGAAGGGCTAA
- a CDS encoding DNA double-strand break repair nuclease NurA encodes MAWEPPVPREPTAEPPVPHLAEEEEELEFTPAIRSLLEKSRDIAEEIIKRLMEFREPSGGSGERLWEKIESVVIRGQLGYEEPLPGLAIDSTFPIDGGMELIGGRLVAIVAGYVSFGRLQGRILPRQSFASVRLVDTEEALKTIPYHAKLYEKKLAMKLLKAIENGDADAKIILFDGELVPYALLFKSPESIGKSRILSRLSTIMQKLLEKAREHRITLVGVVKRSYSKLLAVYTGRRLPLNDKAVMSLVLDYGEYAVVGRFGDILPRYAEIIAREKGVDPKKYRSIVSVNLSNCPDCSNIVVAFYKPHTRTPSHQAVRVEVLDFGGYGLERILSMLNKLTNPGTGLPYPIDLVDEYIRLEARVLELVRRKVIGHIAQVLDVVGPGAVMLLGHTNPEKRYIYEPRRRFTVG; translated from the coding sequence TTGGCGTGGGAGCCTCCCGTACCACGTGAACCCACAGCCGAGCCTCCAGTACCACACTTGGCTGAGGAGGAAGAGGAGCTAGAGTTTACCCCGGCGATACGTAGCCTCCTAGAGAAGAGCAGAGACATCGCGGAGGAGATAATAAAGAGGCTAATGGAGTTTCGCGAGCCTAGTGGAGGGAGCGGTGAGAGGCTCTGGGAGAAAATAGAGTCGGTTGTTATACGCGGCCAGCTAGGCTATGAGGAGCCCCTACCAGGCCTAGCAATAGATTCGACATTCCCCATCGACGGTGGCATGGAGCTTATTGGGGGTAGGCTGGTTGCAATAGTAGCAGGCTACGTTAGCTTTGGCAGGCTCCAGGGCAGAATACTGCCGCGGCAATCCTTTGCAAGTGTAAGGCTTGTAGATACTGAGGAGGCATTGAAAACTATCCCCTACCACGCTAAGCTCTACGAGAAGAAGCTGGCCATGAAGCTACTAAAGGCCATTGAGAACGGTGACGCGGATGCGAAGATAATACTGTTCGACGGCGAGCTTGTACCATACGCACTCCTCTTTAAGAGTCCCGAGTCAATAGGGAAGAGCCGCATATTATCAAGGCTATCGACTATAATGCAGAAGCTGCTGGAGAAGGCTAGGGAGCACCGCATAACCCTTGTAGGCGTTGTCAAGAGGAGCTACTCTAAGCTACTAGCAGTCTATACTGGGCGTAGGCTACCATTAAACGATAAGGCTGTTATGAGCCTAGTCCTAGACTACGGCGAATACGCTGTCGTGGGCAGGTTTGGCGACATCCTACCCAGGTACGCTGAGATAATTGCCCGCGAGAAGGGGGTAGACCCGAAGAAGTATAGGAGCATAGTGTCTGTAAACCTTAGCAACTGCCCCGACTGCAGCAACATAGTCGTAGCCTTCTACAAGCCCCACACCAGGACACCTAGCCACCAAGCCGTAAGAGTCGAGGTGCTAGACTTTGGAGGTTATGGGTTAGAGAGGATACTTTCAATGCTGAACAAGCTTACAAACCCCGGGACAGGGCTGCCATACCCTATAGACCTTGTAGACGAGTACATTAGGCTAGAAGCTAGGGTTCTCGAGCTGGTGAGAAGGAAGGTTATAGGCCATATAGCTCAGGTGCTTGATGTGGTTGGTCCGGGAGCGGTAATGCTGCTAGGCCATACTAACCCGGAGAAAAGATACATCTACGAGCCGAGGCGCAGGTTTACAGTAGGCTAA
- a CDS encoding prefoldin subunit beta — protein MAQRLPPELENKLVRLQTLQAQYNKILQERATVESEIAETQRAIKLIEEAGENAPVYRMEANVMVRVDRAKLLQELKDRLEILELRLQRLKKQEEEIRKQLDTLAKEIRELQTKLALGKQAGAGAS, from the coding sequence TTGGCGCAGCGTCTACCCCCCGAGTTGGAGAACAAGCTTGTCCGGCTACAGACGCTACAAGCACAGTACAATAAGATACTGCAGGAGAGGGCTACGGTGGAGAGCGAGATAGCCGAAACACAGCGCGCAATAAAGCTCATCGAGGAGGCTGGTGAAAACGCACCAGTATATCGGATGGAGGCAAACGTAATGGTAAGGGTTGACCGGGCTAAGCTGCTCCAGGAGCTCAAGGACCGCCTCGAAATACTGGAGCTGAGGCTGCAGAGGCTTAAGAAGCAGGAGGAGGAGATTAGGAAACAGTTAGACACGTTAGCCAAGGAGATAAGGGAGCTACAGACGAAGCTAGCCCTAGGCAAGCAGGCAGGCGCAGGAGCGAGCTAG